A single region of the Halobacterium wangiae genome encodes:
- a CDS encoding GYD domain-containing protein, giving the protein MQTYAAIATVETGEFQNAQELASIWGDLRQDLETQECELRDAYILLGESDVLMIFDGPDRQAVLEASIAAQRYGINMKTMEAIDVEDLGEVVEDV; this is encoded by the coding sequence ATGCAGACGTACGCCGCCATCGCCACCGTCGAAACCGGCGAATTCCAGAACGCGCAGGAGCTCGCGTCCATCTGGGGCGACCTCCGCCAGGACCTCGAGACCCAGGAGTGCGAACTCCGGGACGCCTACATCCTCCTGGGCGAGAGCGACGTCCTCATGATCTTCGACGGGCCTGACCGACAGGCGGTCCTCGAGGCCTCTATCGCGGCCCAGCGCTACGGTATCAACATGAAGACGATGGAGGCCATCGACGTCGAGGACCTCGGGGAAGTCGTCGAGGACGTCTAG
- a CDS encoding DUF7123 family protein has product MSATAAATASLTPKQHRILDYLRDHADERTYFKSRLIGDELELSAKEVGANMPAIENGEFDVDVERWGYSSSTTWKVEA; this is encoded by the coding sequence ATGAGCGCGACTGCCGCGGCGACGGCGTCACTCACCCCCAAACAGCACCGCATCCTCGACTACCTGCGGGACCACGCCGACGAACGGACCTACTTCAAGTCACGGCTCATCGGCGACGAACTCGAACTCTCCGCGAAGGAGGTCGGCGCGAACATGCCCGCCATCGAGAACGGCGAGTTCGACGTGGACGTCGAACGCTGGGGCTACTCCTCGAGCACCACGTGGAAGGTCGAGGCCTGA
- the pyk gene encoding pyruvate kinase gives MRNAKIVCTLGPATDDEASVRALADAGMTVARVNASHGTLEDRAALVDTARRVDDVTEKPLAVMLDTQGPEVRTAATESPVHLETGSVVEFVPNGETTGATVGLSTSVAAVEPGTRVLLDDGRIETVVERVEGEAVFARVQSGGDLGSQKGVNVPGAELGLDVVTEKDRRDIEFAAEKNVDYLAASFVRDAEDVLEVGRVVESFGADIPIVAKIERRGAVENLDGIVEAASGVMVARGDLGVECPMEDVPMIQKRIIRRCHEAGVPVITATEMLDSMVHARRPTRAEASDVANAVLDGTDAVMLSAETAVGDNPTRVVETMDRIVRQIEASDEYAELQEQRVPVADGAAKTDALARSARYLARDIDASAVVVASESGYTARKAAKFRPRVPVVCATPSNRVRRQLGLNWGVHAEYAEVVDSDATTVVEHAVQAAVDSGLVASGDTVVVLVGMMTELEGANTTNTLKVHVAAETLASGRSVVDGRATGVATHLDDGDLSDVPEGAVLVLDSAFDDEFGGDLSKVAAIVSGQSGLTGYPAMVARELDVPMVGDVDVAAVPTDTPVTVDGERGVVYAADR, from the coding sequence ATGAGGAACGCCAAGATCGTCTGTACGCTGGGGCCCGCGACCGACGACGAGGCGTCGGTGCGGGCGCTCGCAGACGCCGGGATGACCGTCGCCCGGGTGAACGCAAGTCACGGGACGCTGGAGGACCGGGCGGCGCTCGTCGACACCGCGCGCCGCGTCGACGACGTGACCGAGAAGCCGCTGGCGGTGATGCTGGACACGCAGGGGCCGGAGGTACGGACCGCGGCGACCGAGTCGCCGGTCCACCTCGAAACGGGGAGCGTCGTCGAGTTCGTACCGAACGGGGAGACGACTGGCGCGACCGTGGGGCTCTCGACGAGCGTCGCGGCGGTCGAGCCGGGGACCCGCGTGCTGCTCGACGACGGGCGGATCGAGACGGTCGTCGAGCGGGTCGAGGGAGAGGCCGTCTTCGCGCGCGTCCAGTCGGGCGGCGACCTCGGCAGCCAGAAGGGGGTGAACGTGCCGGGCGCGGAACTCGGCCTCGACGTGGTGACCGAGAAGGACCGCCGCGACATCGAGTTCGCCGCCGAGAAGAACGTCGACTACCTCGCCGCGAGTTTCGTCCGGGACGCCGAGGACGTCCTGGAGGTGGGCCGGGTCGTCGAGTCGTTCGGTGCAGACATCCCCATCGTGGCGAAGATAGAGCGACGGGGCGCGGTGGAGAACCTCGACGGCATCGTCGAGGCCGCCAGCGGCGTGATGGTCGCGCGCGGGGACCTCGGCGTGGAGTGCCCGATGGAGGACGTGCCGATGATCCAGAAGCGCATCATCCGGCGGTGTCACGAGGCGGGCGTCCCGGTCATCACAGCGACGGAGATGCTCGACTCGATGGTGCACGCGCGGCGGCCGACCCGTGCGGAGGCCTCCGACGTCGCGAACGCCGTGCTCGACGGCACCGACGCCGTGATGCTCTCCGCGGAGACGGCGGTCGGCGACAACCCGACGCGCGTGGTGGAGACGATGGACCGCATCGTGCGCCAGATCGAGGCCAGCGACGAGTACGCGGAACTCCAGGAGCAGCGCGTGCCGGTCGCCGACGGCGCGGCCAAGACCGACGCGCTCGCACGGTCGGCGCGGTACCTCGCACGGGACATCGACGCGAGCGCCGTCGTCGTCGCCTCCGAGTCGGGGTACACCGCGCGGAAGGCCGCGAAGTTCCGGCCGCGGGTGCCAGTCGTCTGTGCGACCCCCTCGAACCGCGTCAGGCGCCAGCTCGGCCTCAACTGGGGCGTCCACGCGGAGTACGCGGAGGTCGTCGACAGCGACGCAACCACCGTCGTCGAGCACGCGGTGCAGGCGGCCGTCGACTCCGGACTGGTCGCGAGCGGCGACACGGTCGTCGTGCTCGTGGGGATGATGACCGAACTGGAGGGCGCGAACACGACGAACACGCTGAAGGTCCACGTCGCCGCGGAGACGCTGGCGTCGGGCCGTTCGGTCGTCGACGGCCGGGCGACCGGGGTCGCGACGCACCTCGACGACGGCGACCTCTCCGACGTGCCGGAGGGCGCGGTCCTCGTGCTGGATTCGGCGTTCGACGACGAGTTCGGGGGCGACCTCTCGAAGGTCGCGGCCATCGTGAGCGGGCAGTCCGGGCTGACCGGCTACCCGGCGATGGTCGCGCGGGAACTCGACGTCCCGATGGTCGGCGACGTGGACGTCGCGGCAGTTCCCACGGACACTCCGGTGACGGTAGACGGCGAGCGCGGCGTGGTGTACGCCGCCGACCGCTGA
- a CDS encoding NfeD family protein, translating into MTGVTIFGQSLSFVLLVVGVGLCIFEAFAPGAHFIVIGVALLVAGLVGLFVPAAATPFVLAFIVLGVGLGALYVYRYYELYEGTGRGQTQDSSDLRGKRGYVVEEVTTRSGRVKLESGGFDSSYGARSISGVIPVDENIVVVDPGGGNIVTVESVDGEDGIDRELDREREESDAA; encoded by the coding sequence ATGACCGGCGTTACGATCTTCGGACAGTCGTTGTCGTTCGTGCTCCTCGTCGTCGGGGTGGGGCTCTGCATCTTCGAGGCGTTCGCCCCGGGCGCACACTTCATCGTCATCGGTGTGGCGCTGCTAGTGGCCGGACTGGTGGGGCTGTTCGTCCCGGCGGCGGCGACGCCGTTCGTCCTGGCGTTCATCGTGCTCGGCGTCGGCCTGGGAGCGCTGTACGTCTACCGCTACTACGAACTGTACGAGGGGACGGGACGCGGGCAGACACAGGACTCCAGTGACCTCCGCGGGAAACGGGGGTACGTCGTCGAGGAGGTGACCACGCGGTCCGGCCGCGTGAAACTCGAGTCGGGCGGGTTCGACTCGTCGTACGGCGCGCGCTCCATCTCGGGGGTCATCCCGGTGGACGAGAACATCGTCGTCGTCGACCCGGGCGGCGGCAACATCGTCACCGTCGAATCCGTCGACGGCGAGGACGGCATCGACCGCGAACTCGACCGGGAGCGCGAGGAGAGCGACGCCGCGTAG
- a CDS encoding DUF7312 domain-containing protein, whose product MADNDGSWRYDLDEVGPDAEPQVDRIEPGSPSVENVVFFLLGVAFMLGVIGLLVFG is encoded by the coding sequence ATGGCGGACAACGACGGGTCGTGGCGGTACGACCTCGACGAGGTAGGCCCGGACGCGGAGCCCCAGGTCGACAGGATAGAACCGGGGTCGCCCAGCGTCGAGAACGTCGTCTTCTTCCTGCTGGGCGTCGCGTTCATGCTCGGCGTCATCGGACTGCTCGTCTTCGGGTAA
- a CDS encoding winged helix-turn-helix transcriptional regulator translates to MGIDEDKRSTLRRFAAVGAASPLTRFAGDDAQASDDSDVRDAITGYLTTTPGAHFSKLRDDLKLGTGETQHHLKRLLDDGVVESERDGDYRRLYPAGRFSPFERRALGYLRRDTPRGMVVELLRDPDATGGDIAAALDVSRATVSKYAAQLEDAGLLSRADGYAIEEPETLVTLLVRYADSFDANAAEFAGEAADLLSYDP, encoded by the coding sequence ATGGGCATCGACGAGGACAAGCGCTCGACGCTCCGTCGGTTCGCCGCCGTCGGCGCAGCGAGCCCGCTGACCCGGTTCGCTGGCGACGACGCGCAGGCCAGCGACGACAGCGACGTCCGTGACGCCATCACCGGCTACCTCACGACGACGCCGGGTGCGCACTTCTCGAAGCTCCGGGACGACCTCAAACTCGGCACCGGGGAGACCCAGCACCACCTCAAGCGCCTGCTCGACGACGGCGTCGTCGAGAGCGAGCGCGACGGCGACTACCGCCGGCTGTACCCCGCGGGCCGGTTCTCGCCGTTCGAGCGCCGCGCGCTGGGCTACCTCCGCCGGGACACCCCGCGCGGGATGGTCGTCGAGTTGCTCCGGGACCCCGACGCGACTGGCGGCGATATCGCCGCAGCTCTCGACGTCTCGCGAGCGACAGTCAGCAAGTACGCCGCCCAGCTAGAGGACGCGGGCCTCCTCTCGCGAGCGGACGGCTACGCCATCGAGGAGCCCGAGACCCTGGTCACGCTGCTCGTGCGGTACGCCGACTCCTTCGACGCGAACGCCGCGGAGTTCGCCGGCGAAGCGGCCGACCTGCTCTCCTACGACCCCTGA
- a CDS encoding SPFH domain-containing protein gives MFTPLQTGGAVVTAVGLLLLLLLAVVVYQTVRIVDAYEKKALTVFGEYRGLLEPGINIVPPFVSRTYTFDMRTQTIDVPRQEAITRDNSPVTADAVVYIRVRDAKRAFLEVDNYKTAVSNLAQTTLRAVLGDMELDDTLNKRQEINARIRTELDEPTDEWGIRVESVEVREVNPSQEVQKAMEQQTSAERRRRAMILEAQGERQSAIENAQGDKQSNIIRAQGEKQSQILEAQGDAISTVLRAKSAESMGERAIIEKGMETLEGIGDGESNTFVIPQELSSLVGRYGKHLAGSDVTGDGTELGSLEFDAETRELIGLDDIDEILNQISEEADVDPAKLEEQAQAVQRGEDAGLKDADAVIDEMDAELEGGTDAEDSDESST, from the coding sequence ATGTTCACGCCACTCCAGACCGGCGGCGCGGTGGTAACCGCCGTCGGACTACTGTTGTTGCTGCTCCTCGCGGTCGTCGTCTACCAGACGGTCCGAATCGTCGACGCCTACGAGAAGAAGGCGCTAACGGTGTTCGGGGAGTACCGCGGTCTGCTCGAACCGGGTATCAACATCGTGCCGCCGTTCGTCTCGCGCACGTACACCTTCGACATGCGCACGCAGACCATCGACGTGCCCCGGCAGGAGGCAATCACCCGCGACAACTCGCCGGTGACCGCCGACGCCGTCGTTTACATCCGCGTGCGGGACGCCAAGCGCGCGTTCCTGGAGGTCGACAACTACAAGACCGCCGTCTCGAACCTCGCGCAGACGACGCTGCGCGCGGTGCTCGGCGACATGGAGCTCGACGACACGCTGAACAAGCGCCAGGAGATCAACGCCCGCATCCGCACGGAACTCGACGAACCCACGGACGAGTGGGGCATCCGCGTCGAGAGCGTGGAGGTCCGTGAGGTCAACCCCTCCCAGGAGGTCCAGAAGGCGATGGAGCAACAGACCAGCGCCGAGCGCCGCCGCCGCGCCATGATCCTGGAGGCCCAGGGTGAACGCCAGTCCGCCATCGAGAACGCCCAGGGTGACAAGCAGTCCAACATCATCCGCGCACAGGGTGAGAAGCAGTCCCAGATCCTCGAGGCGCAGGGTGACGCCATCTCCACGGTGCTCCGCGCGAAGTCCGCCGAATCGATGGGCGAGCGCGCCATCATCGAGAAGGGCATGGAGACCCTGGAGGGCATCGGCGACGGCGAATCCAACACGTTCGTCATCCCCCAGGAACTGTCCAGCCTCGTCGGCCGCTACGGCAAGCACCTCGCCGGCAGCGACGTCACCGGCGACGGCACCGAACTCGGCAGCCTCGAGTTCGACGCGGAGACCCGGGAGCTCATCGGTCTCGACGACATCGACGAGATCCTCAACCAGATCAGCGAGGAGGCGGACGTCGACCCCGCGAAACTAGAGGAGCAGGCCCAGGCCGTCCAGCGCGGCGAGGACGCCGGCCTGAAGGACGCCGACGCAGTCATCGACGAGATGGACGCCGAACTCGAGGGCGGAACGGACGCCGAGGACAGCGACGAGTCGAGCACCTGA